One Panicum virgatum strain AP13 chromosome 9K, P.virgatum_v5, whole genome shotgun sequence genomic region harbors:
- the LOC120648764 gene encoding uncharacterized protein LOC120648764: MDPYGAGSSSLRRPIHDLEYRQVGGTDDDEEIQEVDDLAQMEWVNTFFSSAPTQEVVGTSQLGGAPLVTQDYSQVEQMPVPEQGRRSTRQTIPPEPLTYSQHHTRAGQAAERRGRRRGGKRGRI; the protein is encoded by the exons ATGGATCCCTACGGCGCTGGATCTTCGTCTCTTCGTCGTCCAATACACGATTTAG AGTACCGGCAGGTGGGAGGGACAGACGACGATGAGGAGATTCAGGAGGTAGACGACCTCGCGCAGATGGAGTGGGTGAATACGTTCTTCTCTTCTGCACCGACGCAGGAGGTCGTCGGCACTTCACAGCTGGGGGGTGCCCCACTCGTGACGCAGGACTACAGTCAGGTGGAACAGATGCCTGTTCCTGAGCAGGGTCGTCGGTCCACTCGCCAGACCATCCCGCCGGAGCCACTGACGTACTCACAGCACCACACTAGGGCGGGCCAGGCTGCAGAGCGACGtggcaggaggagagggggcaagCGCGGACGCATCTAG